The proteins below are encoded in one region of Sulfolobus islandicus Y.N.15.51:
- a CDS encoding alpha-ketoacid dehydrogenase subunit beta: protein MLGEDVTYWGAVFGFTMGLFEKFDRKRVFDTPIAEQTFMGMAVGAAAAGLHPVVSLMFVDFLGAGFDQMYNHMAKNYYMSGGQFPMPVTIITAIGGGYGDSSQHSQVLYSLFAHLPGFKVVVPSTPYDAKGLVTKALRDPNPIVVFGHKLLTGLPFLPFEGTEEEVPDEPYEVEFGKAALRREGNDLTIISAGLMVHRSLRAAEMLQQDGISAEVIDLRTLIPLDEETIVKSAKKTGRVLIVDEDYMSYGMTGEVAFRIQAKALKDLKVPIGRLAVPDVPIPFSEPLENAVIPSIKRIYNEARKLYQGS, encoded by the coding sequence GTGTTAGGAGAGGACGTAACGTATTGGGGGGCAGTGTTTGGATTTACAATGGGTTTATTTGAGAAGTTCGATAGAAAAAGGGTTTTCGACACGCCAATAGCAGAGCAAACTTTTATGGGAATGGCAGTAGGCGCAGCAGCTGCTGGCTTACATCCAGTAGTTTCCTTGATGTTCGTTGATTTCTTAGGAGCTGGATTCGATCAAATGTACAACCATATGGCCAAAAATTACTATATGAGTGGTGGACAATTCCCAATGCCAGTAACTATAATAACAGCAATAGGAGGAGGGTATGGAGATTCATCTCAGCATTCTCAAGTGTTATACAGTTTGTTTGCCCACTTACCTGGATTTAAGGTTGTAGTACCATCAACGCCATACGATGCTAAAGGTTTAGTAACTAAGGCGTTAAGGGATCCAAATCCCATCGTAGTGTTTGGGCATAAATTATTAACTGGATTACCGTTCTTACCCTTTGAGGGTACAGAGGAGGAAGTCCCAGATGAGCCTTATGAGGTTGAGTTTGGTAAGGCTGCTTTAAGAAGAGAAGGTAATGACTTAACAATAATTTCCGCAGGATTAATGGTTCATAGGAGTTTGAGGGCTGCTGAAATGCTTCAACAGGATGGAATTTCGGCTGAGGTAATTGATTTAAGAACATTAATACCTTTAGATGAGGAGACTATAGTTAAGTCTGCAAAGAAAACTGGAAGGGTTTTGATAGTGGATGAGGATTATATGAGTTATGGAATGACGGGAGAAGTAGCGTTTAGAATCCAAGCTAAAGCATTAAAGGACCTTAAGGTACCAATTGGTAGGTTAGCAGTTCCAGATGTTCCAATACCCTTCTCTGAACCATTAGAGAACGCTGTAATACCTAGTATTAAGAGAATATATAATGAGGCGAGGAAGTTATATCAGGGAAGTTAA
- a CDS encoding AbrB/MazE/SpoVT family DNA-binding domain-containing protein, producing the protein MGKQVLSYEYILRVDEKGRIMIPKEVRDKLKIFNSVRLIVNESGEIIIKKMERNIEKYAGYFRVDWSKLAGMDIDKILDEALRERSEKWLRDILT; encoded by the coding sequence GTGGGAAAGCAAGTGCTATCATATGAGTATATATTAAGAGTAGATGAAAAGGGAAGGATTATGATTCCAAAAGAAGTAAGGGATAAGCTAAAGATTTTCAATTCAGTTAGACTAATTGTAAATGAGAGTGGTGAAATTATTATAAAGAAAATGGAGAGAAATATAGAGAAATATGCTGGATATTTTAGAGTTGACTGGAGTAAACTTGCAGGAATGGATATCGATAAAATATTGGATGAGGCGTTGAGAGAGAGGAGTGAAAAGTGGTTAAGAGATATTTTGACGTGA
- a CDS encoding DedA family protein, which produces MIYVFKGLSGYIILFLLMIGEGLGLPLPSEVIMPLVGYYSYLGSISLYIAIIVGTLGSLVGSIIAYVIGYNLGLPFLKRYGKYILIDEGKIEALHNWFLRYGDIAVFGFRFVPGLRALISYPAGIGQMKIPKFLGFTFLGHTIWDIVLSLVGYELANQINFVVTLAEKFGNYILIVVVIIIVIYILVRVLRNRQ; this is translated from the coding sequence ATGATTTACGTATTTAAAGGCTTATCGGGTTACATTATCCTTTTTCTCCTCATGATTGGTGAGGGATTAGGACTGCCTTTACCTAGTGAAGTTATAATGCCGTTGGTAGGTTATTATTCATACTTGGGTAGTATATCCTTATATATAGCTATAATAGTAGGTACTTTGGGTAGTCTAGTTGGCTCTATAATAGCATACGTAATAGGTTATAATCTAGGCTTACCATTCCTAAAGAGATATGGGAAGTACATTTTAATAGATGAGGGTAAAATAGAGGCGTTACATAATTGGTTTTTGAGATATGGTGATATTGCTGTATTTGGATTTAGGTTCGTACCGGGATTGAGGGCTCTCATATCGTATCCTGCGGGGATAGGGCAAATGAAAATTCCTAAATTTCTAGGATTTACTTTTTTGGGGCACACTATTTGGGACATTGTGCTTTCCCTAGTAGGTTACGAGTTAGCTAACCAGATTAATTTTGTTGTAACACTAGCTGAGAAATTTGGGAACTATATACTAATCGTTGTAGTTATAATAATTGTAATTTATATTCTGGTAAGAGTATTACGCAATAGACAGTAA
- a CDS encoding mechanosensitive ion channel domain-containing protein: MAKSTTTKVGSAIGRTIVYIILYVTVSAIVKFLIEVLLPSVHLNAVSYESYIQILLALAFGYLIVSGISLIFYYSLLPKYGHPTATAVRNVMRIIGIGALVAAIAGAVAGGAAGVALGGFIGIVIGFASQQVLGQAVAGMFLLIARPFKINDNVNLVGEDGIVEDVSTLFTTVIKSDGTKVLIPNNAIIGNKIYLKPVQQQQKSS; the protein is encoded by the coding sequence ATGGCGAAATCTACTACCACAAAGGTTGGAAGTGCAATAGGAAGAACGATAGTTTATATAATTCTTTATGTCACTGTAAGCGCGATAGTTAAGTTCCTAATTGAGGTGTTATTACCATCAGTTCACTTAAACGCCGTGAGTTATGAATCGTACATACAGATATTATTGGCACTGGCATTTGGTTACCTAATTGTCTCCGGAATTTCTCTAATATTCTATTATTCCCTATTGCCAAAGTACGGTCATCCAACAGCTACTGCGGTAAGGAATGTTATGAGAATTATTGGAATTGGGGCACTAGTAGCTGCGATAGCAGGTGCAGTAGCTGGTGGAGCAGCCGGTGTTGCATTGGGCGGTTTCATAGGTATAGTAATAGGCTTTGCATCACAACAAGTATTGGGTCAAGCAGTCGCTGGAATGTTCCTATTAATAGCTAGACCGTTTAAGATAAATGATAATGTTAATCTAGTGGGCGAAGATGGAATAGTTGAGGATGTTAGTACGTTATTTACGACTGTCATAAAATCGGATGGGACTAAGGTACTCATACCCAATAACGCCATAATAGGGAATAAGATTTATTTGAAACCTGTTCAACAACAGCAAAAGAGTTCTTAG
- a CDS encoding ATP-binding protein, protein MNDEELLKIMSEWNFWGKEKPKVGIERECYVERIIKLLNSVKVIAISGVRRAGKSFIVREVLNRLINNGVNPEDTLIIRLDDERLLNLNYELLLKIYNLYLTYVKKDKSKPTYLVLDEAQEVEGWERFVRGLEERCEAKIVVTGSSAKLLSSEFTTLLSGRHVEVRVTPLSFLEVLEFKGIKIKGVLELAENIDRIGKELVEVMNYGGFPDVVLNPEVRAELVHSYFDTIIVKDVVNRYKLRREDKIRTLAKFYVSSSASKITYNSVSKFLKIPVKTVERYSEYLEKSFLVFFLKNYSISPKAVENSPRKVYVIDNGFLKYFSTASLGRIFETLIVQHLYRYAVRRFYELYYWSSEDSEIDVILKSGKKILPIQITYELNDENEERELKSLKKFKKYANYDNSLVITFEQEIEIEGIKVLPAYKFLLNLEDLLDSLIS, encoded by the coding sequence ATGAATGATGAGGAACTCCTTAAGATAATGTCAGAGTGGAACTTTTGGGGAAAGGAAAAACCCAAAGTAGGAATAGAGAGGGAATGTTATGTAGAGAGAATAATAAAACTATTAAATAGCGTGAAAGTCATAGCTATTTCTGGGGTTAGAAGAGCTGGAAAATCCTTTATTGTAAGAGAAGTATTAAACAGACTAATAAATAATGGAGTAAACCCAGAAGACACTTTGATTATAAGGCTCGATGACGAAAGATTGTTAAACCTTAACTATGAGTTACTTCTGAAGATATATAACCTTTATCTAACTTACGTAAAAAAAGATAAGAGTAAACCAACTTATCTAGTGCTTGATGAAGCTCAAGAGGTTGAAGGTTGGGAAAGGTTCGTTAGAGGTTTAGAAGAAAGATGCGAAGCTAAAATAGTTGTTACGGGATCATCAGCAAAACTGTTAAGCTCGGAATTTACAACCCTACTTTCCGGTAGGCATGTTGAAGTTAGAGTTACTCCTCTATCTTTCCTTGAAGTGCTGGAATTTAAAGGGATAAAAATAAAAGGTGTGCTGGAACTCGCTGAAAACATAGATAGGATAGGGAAAGAATTGGTAGAAGTGATGAATTATGGTGGATTTCCGGATGTTGTGCTTAATCCCGAAGTGAGGGCTGAGCTCGTTCATTCTTATTTTGACACTATTATTGTAAAAGATGTCGTTAATAGGTATAAGCTTAGAAGGGAGGATAAGATAAGGACTCTTGCAAAGTTCTACGTTTCTTCATCTGCCTCTAAAATAACTTACAATAGCGTATCAAAGTTCCTTAAAATCCCAGTAAAGACCGTTGAGAGGTATTCAGAATATCTTGAAAAGTCGTTTCTGGTCTTTTTCCTAAAAAACTATTCGATATCTCCAAAGGCGGTAGAGAATTCACCTAGGAAGGTTTACGTAATAGACAACGGCTTTCTGAAGTACTTTTCTACTGCATCTCTCGGGAGAATATTTGAAACACTGATAGTTCAACATCTGTATAGATATGCGGTAAGAAGATTTTATGAACTGTACTATTGGTCTTCTGAGGACTCGGAAATTGACGTTATTTTAAAGAGCGGAAAGAAGATTCTGCCTATACAGATAACTTATGAACTAAATGATGAAAATGAGGAGAGGGAGTTAAAGAGTTTAAAGAAGTTTAAGAAATATGCTAATTATGATAATTCGCTTGTGATTACGTTTGAGCAGGAGATAGAGATAGAAGGAATTAAAGTTCTCCCCGCATATAAGTTCCTTTTGAATCTGGAGGATTTGTTGGACTCTTTGATAAGCTGA
- a CDS encoding IS110 family RNA-guided transposase, giving the protein MVGSISEAKSSVSGVTDPYCRTEHCGKIHPYRCDKEVGVLGIDVSKDNLITSRGGKYENNLKGYEKILDMKPCTIVLEPTGVYSIKPSQYFKEKGIRVLQVSPNVLSREKDFREKKTDFYDAEKLENMVDKAKEYEYNVLRELVTLYLFLKDMEVKQKNRLKRALFLVSDNDKINKERLERLASGDFAQEVLYQLEYTPIVLEEVKILAKALFETQEKLKEVKEMIESQVPEDHVLLTIPGVGKLAAGIIIGVVGDIRRFPKPESFVAYCGLDPVVERSGKAVVSKGISRRGNKYLRSLFYFLAQMNCSKNPTLLRFYESHKDKLHGRKLYTALARKLAKVVWSVWYNNKPYEPK; this is encoded by the coding sequence ATGGTCGGTAGTATTTCTGAAGCTAAGTCTTCGGTTTCCGGCGTGACCGACCCCTACTGTCGGACTGAACATTGTGGGAAAATCCACCCATATAGGTGTGACAAGGAGGTAGGGGTCCTAGGAATAGACGTGTCAAAAGATAATTTAATCACGAGCAGGGGAGGAAAATACGAGAACAACCTAAAAGGCTATGAGAAAATCCTCGATATGAAGCCTTGCACGATAGTCCTAGAGCCCACCGGAGTATACTCAATAAAGCCTTCCCAATACTTCAAGGAAAAAGGAATAAGAGTACTACAAGTAAGCCCAAACGTGCTATCAAGGGAAAAGGACTTCAGGGAAAAGAAAACAGATTTTTACGACGCAGAAAAATTAGAAAACATGGTCGACAAGGCAAAGGAGTACGAGTATAACGTCCTTAGAGAACTCGTAACTCTATACCTGTTCTTAAAGGACATGGAAGTAAAACAAAAGAACAGACTAAAGAGAGCACTATTCCTAGTAAGCGACAACGACAAGATAAACAAGGAGAGATTGGAAAGACTAGCAAGCGGAGACTTCGCACAAGAAGTACTCTACCAACTTGAATACACGCCAATAGTACTTGAAGAAGTCAAAATACTGGCTAAGGCCCTCTTTGAGACGCAAGAGAAGTTAAAAGAGGTCAAGGAGATGATAGAGAGCCAAGTACCGGAAGACCACGTCCTACTGACGATTCCGGGAGTTGGGAAGCTTGCTGCAGGGATAATCATTGGCGTTGTAGGTGATATTAGGCGCTTCCCTAAGCCTGAGTCTTTCGTAGCTTATTGCGGTCTAGATCCGGTAGTGGAGAGGAGCGGTAAGGCGGTGGTAAGTAAGGGAATCTCAAGGAGGGGTAACAAGTATTTGCGCAGCCTTTTCTACTTTCTTGCGCAGATGAACTGTTCAAAGAACCCGACCTTATTGAGGTTTTACGAGTCTCACAAGGATAAGCTTCACGGTAGGAAGTTATACACTGCCTTGGCGAGAAAGTTGGCTAAGGTTGTGTGGAGCGTTTGGTATAATAATAAGCCTTATGAGCCCAAGTGA
- a CDS encoding C2H2-type zinc finger protein, with product MPLSSSVSLKQHIRYTEHAKTCPVCGKEFAKTDALLDHVCKKHNICVS from the coding sequence ATGCCCCTTAGTTCCTCAGTTAGTCTGAAACAACACATCCGTTATACGGAACACGCAAAGACTTGCCCGGTGTGCGGTAAGGAGTTTGCAAAGACTGACGCACTCTTAGACCATGTTTGCAAAAAACATAATATCTGCGTTAGTTAG
- a CDS encoding putative integrase, which yields MIEKQRRYKFDDYLLRERKGRYYVYKLEYENGDTKETYVGPLADVAEKHIKLKDEIGGVGYPHKAAAGI from the coding sequence ATGATAGAAAAACAACGTAGATATAAATTCGACGATTATCTCTTGAGGGAAAGAAAAGGTCGGTATTATGTTTACAAGCTAGAGTATGAAAACGGTGACACAAAGGAAACTTACGTTGGTCCTTTAGCGGACGTTGCTGAAAAGCATATTAAATTGAAAGATGAAATTGGGGGTGTGGGGTACCCCCACAAAGCCGCGGCCGGGATTTGA
- a CDS encoding integrase yields MSLVANLRQYATEGNLNAFREYLLNEKKLDETTVQTRLLYLKPGKKIVFNNQSVKSYRAFAKFLALRGLISENFANEILKELKSVRTQSDLRVPTLDDVKRTLHLAKEYSENVYFVYRIALESGSRLSEILCVLKDPSQDVCDSGICYYPLAWQRGYKGVFYVFHITPLRKVDITRYAIADFERRRDAIAIKYFRKFVATKMAELSIPLDIIDFIQGRKPTRVLTQHYVSLFGIAKEHYRKYAEWLSKMEHMA; encoded by the coding sequence ATATCGTTAGTTGCCAATTTACGTCAGTATGCGACGGAAGGCAACTTAAACGCCTTCCGTGAATATCTCTTAAATGAGAAGAAGCTCGATGAGACTACAGTGCAAACACGTTTGCTTTATTTAAAGCCGGGGAAGAAAATAGTTTTCAATAATCAAAGCGTTAAGTCGTACCGTGCGTTCGCAAAGTTCTTAGCGTTACGCGGCTTAATAAGCGAAAATTTCGCAAACGAAATATTGAAAGAGTTGAAGAGTGTAAGGACGCAAAGCGATTTAAGAGTCCCAACATTAGACGATGTAAAACGTACACTGCATTTAGCGAAAGAATATAGTGAAAACGTTTATTTCGTTTATCGTATCGCTCTGGAAAGCGGAAGTAGGCTTTCCGAGATTTTATGCGTACTTAAAGACCCGAGTCAAGACGTTTGTGATTCCGGGATCTGTTATTATCCCCTGGCATGGCAACGCGGATATAAGGGCGTTTTCTACGTCTTCCATATAACGCCGTTACGCAAAGTCGACATTACGAGATACGCTATAGCTGATTTCGAAAGGCGTCGAGACGCGATAGCGATAAAATACTTCCGCAAATTCGTCGCAACGAAGATGGCCGAACTTTCGATACCTCTCGACATTATCGATTTTATCCAGGGTAGAAAGCCTACCCGCGTATTAACTCAACACTACGTTTCACTTTTCGGCATAGCGAAAGAACATTACCGCAAATATGCAGAGTGGTTGTCCAAAATGGAACATATGGCGTAA
- a CDS encoding C2H2-type zinc finger protein — MLYVSLRAVYKWVCPICLTPFETYQAFIMHLRYEEKEKTCRYCGKTFANTDGLLDHIGKKHVWLPWGRHKERGGDGDPTTTLNPSKSYAICSILDNHSAYLR, encoded by the coding sequence ATGCTTTACGTTTCACTCAGGGCGGTGTATAAATGGGTCTGTCCTATTTGCTTAACTCCTTTCGAAACATACCAGGCTTTCATTATGCATTTAAGGTATGAGGAAAAAGAGAAGACGTGTAGGTATTGCGGGAAAACGTTTGCAAACACTGATGGCCTATTAGACCATATAGGCAAAAAGCACGTGTGGCTCCCGTGGGGTAGGCATAAAGAAAGAGGTGGTGACGGGGATCCTACAACCACCTTAAACCCATCAAAATCTTACGCCATATGTTCCATTTTGGACAACCACTCTGCATATTTGCGGTAA